A single genomic interval of Chloracidobacterium validum harbors:
- a CDS encoding hybrid sensor histidine kinase/response regulator, with protein MASTAQSGSLAPGHYLFDANGQLLQATALSSTTEPSAEQTAFDLSGALSLPQLPASLRPYVHSLARGETTLPQIVSLDPETTATLYPIELNQEKFIALVISPNAPACQPTQTTASLLAVSRAIHAGRTMEEIFQTLAREVIQFLPFDRTSITLFKPDTNEVEVYALQGDGSSSVQAGTIVPGDKTVTAWVVSHGQPVVVPDIRQETRFVTYAEWSEQGYRSTLCHPLTLDSKVIGTLNFTSRTVGAYCDATVELVTPLAEQVAVAINNTRLRQRLTQESQRLRRIVEVANQVKHHLSLNIGYLSVSEILRWMCEVACDMGWERAIFCLRDPALTSANDSFIAAFAGTFSDAQRVELDVLSSQRTKVGGFSTTPGARISGVHRRVGDHSFIVGRNTESPLRLWHPGTIVIVPLALEGRLFGTFSVDRHGPDPLPEEVEILELLTDHATVVLHNSRLIGQLQEQLAETQRLREQEREHHLQMQQTERLRALGELASGVAHNFNNALTIIQGRISLLKTHVTDATLLRSLDIIHTVSKDAANIVKRIQDFARVRQDDSDFERLDLSQLVQQTIEATQPKWMERTSGTLVRVTCQAPAPVYILGNPTELREVVTNLVFNALDAMPNGGEIIINVYEQNESAKLVVRDTGLGMNEETKKRLFDPFYTTKGGKGTGLGLSVSHNIISRHRGRIEVESELGRGTTFFLTLPLTPRSLAQELVVESVPQLPPRQLRILIVDDERPVAETVSDIIASVGHLPTVETNPAQALQRLRTESFDALFTDLGMPDINGWQLIAEARAIVPGLSITLVTGWAARLHPRDLQAQRVRLIPKPVDIQIVERTLSEIVCELRATLH; from the coding sequence ATGGCTTCTACTGCGCAGTCGGGGTCACTTGCGCCCGGACACTACCTTTTCGATGCGAACGGTCAACTGCTTCAGGCCACGGCGCTGTCCAGCACCACAGAGCCTTCAGCAGAGCAAACCGCTTTTGACCTGTCTGGCGCATTGTCCTTACCTCAACTTCCAGCATCGCTCCGGCCATATGTTCATTCACTGGCACGTGGCGAAACAACCCTGCCACAGATTGTCAGCCTCGACCCGGAAACGACCGCCACGCTTTATCCAATCGAACTCAATCAGGAAAAATTTATCGCGCTGGTTATCTCGCCAAATGCCCCAGCTTGCCAGCCAACGCAAACCACGGCCTCGCTCCTCGCCGTCAGCCGTGCGATTCACGCGGGTCGCACGATGGAGGAAATTTTTCAAACGTTAGCCCGCGAGGTGATTCAGTTCTTGCCCTTCGACCGCACGAGCATCACGCTTTTCAAGCCCGATACCAATGAAGTCGAGGTTTACGCGCTTCAGGGGGATGGCTCCAGTTCGGTGCAGGCCGGCACCATCGTTCCTGGTGACAAGACGGTAACCGCCTGGGTCGTCAGCCATGGGCAGCCGGTTGTCGTGCCAGACATTCGGCAAGAAACACGCTTTGTCACGTACGCCGAATGGAGTGAGCAGGGCTACCGCTCGACGCTCTGTCATCCGCTGACCCTGGATAGCAAAGTCATTGGAACACTCAACTTCACCAGCCGAACTGTAGGGGCTTACTGTGATGCTACCGTTGAGTTGGTGACACCACTGGCCGAGCAGGTCGCCGTTGCTATCAACAACACCCGGTTGCGCCAGCGCCTCACGCAAGAGTCGCAACGGCTGCGCCGTATCGTTGAAGTCGCCAATCAGGTTAAACATCACCTCAGCCTGAACATTGGCTATCTCAGCGTCTCAGAGATTCTTCGTTGGATGTGCGAAGTGGCCTGCGATATGGGCTGGGAGCGGGCCATATTTTGCCTCCGCGACCCAGCGTTGACTTCAGCCAATGATTCGTTCATCGCCGCTTTTGCTGGAACGTTCAGTGATGCCCAGCGCGTCGAACTGGATGTTCTCAGCTCTCAACGAACCAAGGTTGGCGGCTTTTCCACCACGCCTGGCGCGCGGATCTCCGGCGTGCACCGGCGGGTTGGCGACCACTCGTTTATCGTCGGACGCAATACGGAGTCGCCCCTGCGTCTCTGGCATCCAGGCACTATTGTTATTGTCCCCTTGGCACTTGAGGGCCGCCTTTTCGGCACGTTTAGCGTGGACCGGCACGGCCCGGACCCGCTGCCTGAAGAAGTGGAAATTCTTGAGTTACTGACTGATCATGCCACGGTTGTCCTCCACAACTCACGGCTCATCGGGCAACTCCAGGAGCAACTCGCTGAAACCCAGCGACTGCGCGAGCAAGAGCGGGAGCATCACCTCCAGATGCAACAAACCGAACGGCTGCGGGCGCTCGGGGAGCTGGCATCGGGCGTGGCCCACAACTTCAATAACGCGCTCACCATTATCCAGGGGCGGATTAGCCTGCTCAAAACCCACGTGACGGATGCTACCCTGCTTCGCTCGCTGGACATCATCCATACGGTCTCTAAAGACGCAGCCAACATCGTCAAACGCATCCAGGACTTTGCCCGTGTTCGACAGGACGACTCCGACTTTGAACGGCTTGATCTGAGCCAACTCGTGCAACAAACCATCGAGGCTACCCAGCCGAAGTGGATGGAGCGAACCAGTGGGACACTCGTCCGCGTTACCTGTCAAGCCCCAGCGCCAGTCTATATTCTTGGCAATCCAACCGAATTGCGCGAGGTTGTGACGAATTTGGTCTTCAATGCGCTGGATGCGATGCCCAATGGCGGTGAAATCATCATCAATGTTTATGAACAAAACGAGTCGGCCAAACTGGTGGTCCGCGACACCGGCCTTGGCATGAACGAAGAAACGAAGAAGCGGCTGTTCGACCCCTTCTATACCACCAAGGGGGGAAAAGGAACGGGGTTGGGTCTGAGCGTTTCACATAACATTATCAGCCGGCACCGAGGGCGAATCGAGGTCGAAAGCGAACTTGGCCGGGGCACAACGTTTTTTCTCACCCTTCCCCTGACGCCCCGTTCACTGGCGCAAGAACTCGTGGTCGAATCAGTACCGCAGTTACCGCCACGTCAACTGCGGATATTGATCGTGGATGATGAACGACCGGTAGCCGAAACAGTCAGCGACATCATTGCATCGGTTGGCCACTTACCGACTGTTGAAACGAATCCAGCCCAGGCATTACAACGCTTGCGCACGGAGTCTTTTGATGCTCTGTTCACTGACCTTGGCATGCCTGACATCAATGGCTGGCAGCTCATCGCCGAGGCACGAGCCATCGTTCCCGGCCTTTCGATCACACTCGTCACAGGGTGGGCGGCCCGTCTCCATCCCAGAGACCTGCAAGCG
- a CDS encoding formylglycine-generating enzyme family protein: MLHRSQAWRQVALRRTGLWVTVLLFWLTGCQVRPPEPPYRIPAPPPGMVFIPGGTFVRQPDVAHSNLVTVSPFFLDQTEVTNADFRRFVTATGYQSEGRWMLYATPDRDRHPVVAVTWNDAAAYAHWAGKRLPTETEWEFAARAGRPAAQYGTGSDALPGAATFDYVIVNPRRMPLRGIQTTPVATFPPNPFGLYDLAGNAAEWCADWFDAEDDVGRAVRNPRGPDFGRGRVVRGGSWNDRAEYLKVTHRYGLPPGTIAFTLGFRCAGDVPQTK; encoded by the coding sequence ATGCTCCATCGTAGCCAGGCTTGGAGACAGGTAGCCCTGCGCCGCACCGGACTATGGGTGACCGTTTTGCTGTTTTGGTTGACTGGCTGCCAAGTCCGCCCACCTGAGCCACCGTACCGCATCCCGGCGCCACCGCCGGGCATGGTGTTCATTCCTGGTGGCACCTTTGTTCGTCAGCCCGATGTGGCGCACAGTAACTTGGTGACGGTATCACCATTTTTTCTTGACCAAACCGAGGTGACGAATGCTGATTTTCGGCGGTTCGTCACCGCAACCGGCTATCAGAGCGAGGGACGCTGGATGCTCTACGCAACACCTGACCGGGACCGCCACCCCGTTGTCGCGGTGACCTGGAACGATGCCGCTGCCTATGCTCACTGGGCCGGGAAGCGCCTGCCGACCGAGACCGAATGGGAGTTTGCGGCACGCGCCGGACGACCAGCGGCACAGTATGGAACCGGCAGCGATGCTCTGCCTGGAGCGGCGACCTTTGACTACGTCATCGTTAATCCCCGACGCATGCCACTGCGTGGGATTCAAACGACCCCAGTGGCGACATTTCCACCCAACCCATTCGGACTTTATGACCTGGCCGGAAATGCTGCCGAGTGGTGCGCCGACTGGTTTGACGCGGAGGATGACGTAGGCCGGGCCGTACGCAACCCGCGTGGTCCCGACTTTGGACGCGGGCGCGTCGTGCGCGGCGGCTCATGGAATGACCGCGCCGAGTACCTGAAGGTCACGCACCGCTACGGACTGCCACCGGGCACAATTGCGTTCACCCTGGGATTTCGCTGCGCAGGAGATGTCCCGCAGACCAAGTGA